The sequence CAGGATATATTGGCCCTAAATAATTAGTGGAACAATTAAGCTGTGTATTATTTAGGCAATAGCAAAGTAGACCAGTGGTAAATGGTGGATTTGAACATGTGATGCTATTTAGTTGAATGTGTTGTGGGTACACTATGAGTGGATTTTGTCCATAGTGGAGTGACTTAGAATAAAATCTGCAGTTAATATTGCCTGCAATAACACTGAAAACCTTTGTTGCTAAATTAGATGTTATAGTAATAATTGGCTTTTTGCTCCCCTTGCTCTTCTGGTGACTTTTATAGAATTGGAAATAGCAAGGTGAATAAACTGAATGCCAAAGATCATTCCCACTATCAACAAGAAACATTTCCTTTTTAAAAGTACTGTTGGTAATATTAACGTGTGTGTATTCCATTATATTAAGATTAAAATATGCTCCTCCACTGATCAAGCTGTTTGCCACAGAGTTGGAAATTTCTATATAATCATAAAATGATATGTCATTAATTGTATTTATCAAACTCTCCTGCACGCTTACTTCATGGAATATAACTGGTCCCTTAAGGATGAGGTTAACATTGGACAATGTGATTGACCACAGTCCAATATCATAACAATATATAAATTTGGTATTTTCAATAAGCAACATTTCATGGTCTGCTGAATCTGATATAAAGTTTATAAACTGTGTTGTATTCGCTTGAAATAGACAGCCAATAATTGAGATGTGAGATTTAGCCTGTGGTACCAATTTTAGAATACCTTTTTCTTCACTCCTAACATTTATTACACTACCAGTGTATGTGTTGTTTATGAAACTACAGTTATGAAAATTGATTTTATTTCTTCCACTCTCTAACATAGTACGACATGGTAATAGGCTTATGTCTACCAAGGCATTTACTTGGTAGGCAGAATTATTCTCAAAAGTACAGCCAATTATGGTAATTAAATTCTCTACACTATTACTACAACTGGCAACATAAACTAACAATACTTGGTAGTTCTTCAAGTTCGTAAAAGTGGTATCTGAAAGAAGAATTGTAACATTATACAAAGTTTGATACAGTTCCAGTGTAATGCCATTAAAAATTTCTTGAAAATTCCTGTTGTTAAATGTAAAATCCTCAAATGGATTGAAAAATCTTGTATCGTACAAAGACATATAAGCATAATGCGCTAATGAAATATAATCCTTAATACTCTGCGTAATAGAAATGACTTCAAACTGGGAAACTCTAATTGTGTGATTTAACTGTACTTGATCTTTTGTAGCATTTAAATCATCATTGTATATTAGGTGTATTCCTTTACTTTTGAGACTGTCACTGGTAAATTCTCCTAAAACATTAACAGTTACTAGACTCATTTTTTCATCACTTAAAATTATCACCTTCTCCATGAGGACATCATAACAGTTGACAACAATCATTGATGTATAAACATAAGTGCTGCTGATATTCATTGCCTCAATTGTATTAGTAGTACAATTACTAAATATTATGTCCATTATGACCACATTAAGAACATTTGCTATAACTATTCCAACTGATGAATTGCAATCAATAACTGTGTCTGGAATTGTACCAATCAGCGAAATGTTgtgaacattttgtatgatgagatCAGTGTTAAGGTGATGTATTCCTGGTAGgaagagtagttgagtgttagaggtgaagtatttggtggCATTGAGCAGGTAGTAttgtaggttatgacaatgatgacatgtagtgtTAGGATAGTAGTGATCATCAGGTATCACGGTATAGACTGAACTATCTGCAGTATGTAGCAGTAATAATGacagtagtagcagtagcaaaGTCATGTTGATCCTCAATCTATACAGGATGTATGTAGAGTCACTTTGAAGTGATGCAATTAATCAAGGGTTCTCAAAGCCAGAGTGATTTCATGGTCACAATACttaatacatacagtgtacgTAGCTATTGCAGGCTAGCACTTCTTTATAAGTACATAGGTGATGTATCTTAGTAATAAAGATTATACTTCAAACTTATATTTTTTTGCTTAAGTTTTAATATAATTACACTTAGGTACATCATTATACACTTATCTATATATGATACATGAAAATAAGTTGGACGTAAAGCAAAGCAACATTGATACATTCTGGCAGTATTGTACATACGTACACTTAGAGATGTACGTATCCACACTTTTTgcaatacacacatgcacataatcATGTACCTTTTTACTTGATTTTATCTTGACATCTTGATGCATGTTTAATTCTATGtatttatatacacatacagtacatgtagaaACCAAAGATGTATATATGCTGTATGTTGTTGTAAGTACAGAGTGCATAAATGTGTGTACAATATGAACTTAAACTCTACCAAGAATTAAGCAAGTCTCCACTGGCTAGTTGAATTAAACAGCATCATAATTAAATTAACTgatgttgaaccatgtatagtactgtatatttaaTACATTATTCTCAGAAAAACATTTATATATATGCTGATACTGCTGAAACTTGTAAGTTTGAATTCAAACTTTTAAATTGTATATTAAATTTCAGTTGTACCCTGTATTGTACAATTCCAAGAATTGACCATGAAAGGAAATCTTATAACAACAATTATACTTTTTATTTTCATTACTGTCAATAAACAAGTTTAGCACAATAATATAACAAGCAAGGAACTACAGTAAACTAGCTTATTCTATGACTGTTATCCCACCagagacctgtgagaaggcttaaagcctgtgatacagggagtctgaaacctaaaacgtgaagaatgcagaaaaaaaatcccagacccagttgtgacttgatccccagcaacatgcagtctaggcatgagCCACAACACCTGGAATATGCACATCGTAATCTAGACTCCCACCTATAGTGCTGCAAGGTATTATATTACACGTGTAGAATAGCAGTTATAAGCTTTGGAGATAACTGCAGGAACCAGCAAATATCATCTTATCACATGTGTATTGTCATAAGAATCTACAGGATAACAGGGCTGCTGCCCAGACTATAGGAGGCCCAGGAAGTATAGGAAGTTGGGACCCTACAGTGTGGGCGAAATACACTGTTTCACACTGACAATTAACAAAAGTTAAATCTTTATAAGTTTTGTTAatgcaataattatatagttttcATTTAATGAAGTAATATTACAAGCATTAGCAATACATTGCACAGACTTGTGGATGTACCAATTGATGAGTTTTTTCAATATAACACCTGCTGTACAAGATCGAATGGACTACAATTCATGTGAAAACAAATACAAAGACTGAAATATGGTTTTGCTGCAAAAGTAATAAATGATCGGAATTCTTTACCATCTGACATTGTTGTGGCCGCTAACATTAATTCTTTTAAACTTTGCTGGATGCACATTGGACAAACCGTAGATTATTAATGTGTGGTATTATAAGCTTTGCTTTTTCAGAAccactaataataaataaataaatattatgaaCATAACTAGTACGCAGACACATCTGGCTAGTACATATAATTCAGCGTAAGTACCATCTGTAGTGCTACATATATTCCTCAACTtaaatactataattatgtaaaatgACATAATGTAAtagtgtacacatgtaattgattcagtcacatattatgctaGTCAACAGACAATTCACTTTCACACATTGGTCCAGTATATTCTGTAGTACAAATACAGCCGATCTCTGAAACTCCACTTGGTATGGACTCTGGATGGACAAAACACTGTCCACCGTTGAGACAATTATCACATTCAAATGGCTCTGCAGATGGTACAGTTGGAATGTCACTTGACATATCAGTAGGAGTGGGAGCTCTGGTAGTTGCTTGATTCTACACATTTAAATTGAGTAGTATAATAACATGTGATATGTGCTTACCCTTAATACAGTAATCTCATTAGTGTATGTTAGCTGTTGAACTGATGATGATACTTCAACAAAAATATGCTGTAAGCCAGGTATTGTCCTTCTCATTGCTCTCATACGTAATATTATGTTTCTGCTGCTTCCTGGTTCTAGGATAAATCTCCTGGGTCTTACACGCACTCTTAATCCAAATGAAGTTATAGCCCTTACTGTAAACCTAGTGCGATTGGCAGATAAAGTACTCTGTAGTGTTAATAATACTCTGGCTGATTGTCTTCTAAGGATAGTTAAGTTTTGAGGTCTTACTGTGCCTTCTGTTAATGTAAACAACTGCTCTGGTTCAGAAGCCTCTGGTTCCAAAGTCTCTGGTTCAGAAGTTTCAGGTACAGAAGTCCCTGGTTCAGAAGTCTCTGGATCAGAAGTCACTGGTTCAGAAGTCTCTTGTTCAGAAGACTCTGGGGTAGAAGTCCCTGATTCAGTAGTTGATGGTTCAAGAGTTGCAAGACCATAATGAGGTCCTTCAATAAACAAAAACTCCAAACCAGTGGAATCAAATCCCTCCACAATGAACTGAAATAGACCACTTGGAATGACCACAGCAGGGGCAAACAGAAATTCTTGACATCTAATCACACTAAATGTAGCAATGGGATCTTTGAATATGGCAGTTCTTAATGTAATAGGCTGTGCAGGACTGAGATCTTGGAGTCTGTTTGAGAAGAGGACCACACCAACAATCATTCCTGGAACAAAACGAAATATTATTATAGGGTATTAATATAGTACATGCCAGCATATCTGTAGGTactgtactatacagtacacacttaaacaaaatgaatgcacaaacaTATAAAAATACCTGGTGGAGGTAAAACTTGAGTTGCACTTCCATCTTCATAGAATTCTGCTAGCAGGTCAGTATCATCTGGTAACTTCATGTCAACACCTGAAGGACATGATTGACTGGCTGCCACTTGCAGCAGCAAGTAGATAACTGCTAAACTATAAAGCATATTCATTGTTGATCTTAAGCTATAATTTTCAATAAGTGGATACCAGCCTTTTATACAAGTAGATTGCCCACTTGTCCTGTAATGATGTCACAGTTAATTAACAACCAGTTTCCTAGAT comes from Dysidea avara chromosome 4, odDysAvar1.4, whole genome shotgun sequence and encodes:
- the LOC136253280 gene encoding uncharacterized protein, whose product is MNMLYSLAVIYLLLQVAASQSCPSGVDMKLPDDTDLLAEFYEDGSATQVLPPPGMIVGVVLFSNRLQDLSPAQPITLRTAIFKDPIATFSVIRCQEFLFAPAVVIPSGLFQFIVEGFDSTGLEFLFIEGPHYGLATLEPSTTESGTSTPESSEQETSEPVTSDPETSEPGTSVPETSEPETLEPEASEPEQLFTLTEGTVRPQNLTILRRQSARVLLTLQSTLSANRTRFTVRAITSFGLRVRVRPRRFILEPGSSRNIILRMRAMRRTIPGLQHIFVEVSSSVQQLTYTNEITVLRNQATTRAPTPTDMSSDIPTVPSAEPFECDNCLNGGQCFVHPESIPSGVSEIGCICTTEYTGPMCESELSVD